One stretch of Microlunatus antarcticus DNA includes these proteins:
- a CDS encoding carbohydrate ABC transporter permease, which translates to MSRPRTRGPAVLRAVVLGIGALAFLFPFYYMIIGSLQREPDQTVAGAFPHPGNLTFANYVTIDSRIDLLRSVINSGIFTAGVIIGTVVFGTLAGYALAVLQWRGRGAVFALALLVQVVPFQLLIIPLYVLIARSYGLADNYLGMILPFAISSTAVIIFRQYFLQLPQAMFEAARIDGASELQLLTKIALPLVRPALVTVVLVTFIGPWNEFLWPFLITKRADLQPLAVSLANYLTNVANSTANPFGALLAGAVVLVVPVVVLFVVFQRQFVSSDLSSGVKG; encoded by the coding sequence ATGAGTCGACCGCGTACGCGAGGGCCTGCGGTCCTGCGCGCCGTCGTGCTGGGGATCGGGGCGCTGGCGTTCCTCTTCCCCTTCTACTACATGATCATCGGCTCGCTCCAGCGCGAGCCGGACCAGACCGTGGCGGGCGCGTTCCCGCACCCGGGCAACCTCACCTTTGCCAACTACGTGACCATCGACTCGCGCATCGACCTGCTGCGCTCGGTGATCAACTCCGGGATCTTCACCGCCGGCGTGATCATCGGGACGGTGGTCTTCGGGACCCTGGCCGGCTACGCGCTGGCCGTGCTGCAGTGGCGGGGCCGCGGCGCGGTCTTCGCGCTGGCGCTGCTGGTGCAGGTCGTGCCGTTCCAGCTGCTGATCATCCCGCTCTACGTGCTGATCGCCCGCAGCTACGGGCTGGCCGACAACTACCTCGGCATGATCCTGCCCTTCGCGATCAGCTCGACGGCGGTGATCATCTTCCGGCAGTACTTCCTGCAGCTGCCGCAGGCGATGTTCGAGGCCGCCCGCATCGACGGCGCGAGCGAGCTCCAGCTCCTGACCAAGATCGCGCTGCCGCTCGTCCGCCCCGCGCTCGTCACGGTCGTGCTGGTGACGTTCATCGGGCCGTGGAACGAGTTCCTCTGGCCGTTCCTCATCACCAAGCGCGCGGACCTGCAGCCGCTCGCGGTGTCGCTGGCCAACTACCTGACCAACGTGGCCAACTCGACCGCCAACCCGTTCGGCGCCCTGCTCGCCGGCGCCGTCGTCCTGGTGGTCCCGGTGGTCGTGCTGTTCGTGGTCTTCCAACGGCAGTTCGTCAGCAGCGACCTGAGCAGCGGGGTGAAGGGATGA